The Aliidiomarina minuta nucleotide sequence TTACCTGCGTAGCCGTGGCATTCCACGTAGTCAGGCGCTGGTAATGCTGAACTTTGGTTTTATTCAGGAATTAGTTGCTCAAATGCCGAATCAGGCGTTGGTGAACTGGTTACAACCGCTGTTAAAAGCGCGTTTCGAGAGCATGGAGGTCAAATGAGCCTGGATGTAGCTCAGTTACGGGCTCAATTTCCGATTTTACAGCGGCAGGTGAATGGTCAGCCATTGGTATATCTGGATAATGCGGCAACGACGCAAAAGCCTCAGGCGGTAATAGATGCTATTACTGCGTTCTATACCGAGTGCAATGCCAACGTGCATCGTGGTGCTCACCAGCTTTCCGATGAAGCAACCCGCCGTTATGAAAAAGCGCGGGAGGTGGTGGCTGCTTTTATTCATGCAGCAGCCCGGGAAGAGGTGATCTGGACCAGCGGTACTACAGAAGGCATTAATATCGTAGCCCGGGGCATGTCACAACAGCTGCAGGCTGGTGACGAAGTGATGGTCACAGAGATGGAACATCATGCCAACCTGGTCACCTGGCAACAGGCCTGTAAGGCTGCTGGGGCCACTTTAAAAGTGGTGCCTATTCATGAAGACGGTGCACTGAACCGTGAAGCATTCAGTGACTTGCTGACTGATAAAACACGCATGGTAGCTATGCCACATATTTCTAATGCGCTGGGTACTATTAACCCGGTCAAAGCACTTACGGCTGAAGCCAAGAGTAAAGGCGCGCTGGTACTGATTGACGGTGCTCAGGGTGTTGCTCATGGTATCGTCGATGTGCAGGATATTGGCTGTGATTTTTATGTGTTTTCAGGCCATAAACTCTTTGGACCTACGGGTATCGGAGTGTTATGGGGACGTAAGTCCGTTCTTGAAAACTGGCCAGTATGGTTAACCGGTGGCGAGATGATCGCGACTGTAAGCTATCAGGATGCTACCTGGGGTGAATTACCTAATCGTTTAGAAGCAGGCACCCCTAACATTGCCGGTGCTATTGGTTTGGCTGCTGCTATTGAGTGGTTCCAGAGTCTGGATGTGAGCGCTTTGCAGGTGCATGAAAAAGCCTTGTTAACCCGTGCCACTGAACTGGCAGCCAAGGTACCAGGTCTGCGCATAGTGGGAAGCTCAGCGAATAAAATTGGCATTTTGAGTTTTATTATCGAAGGCGCCCATCCGGCGGATATTGGCTTTTTACTGGATCGCCAGGGTATTGCTATCCGTACCGGCGATCATTGCGCACAACCTTTGATGGAACGCCTGGGCGTACCGGGAACGGCGCGGGCGTCTTTTTCAATATATAATACGTTGGATGAGGTAGAGCAGCTGTTTATCGGCATCGATAAAGCTCGCACTATGTTAGGCTAACAACTGGAGGTGGCTTATGTCTGTAGAAACATTTGTTCCGCAGTCTGCTGTTATTAGCATGACAGACACGGCTGTACGTTATTTTGAGAAAAAATTAAGCGAGCAGCCGGGTAAAATTATCCGCTTGGGTACTAAGCTCAGCGGCTGCACAGGTTATGCCTATGTACTGGATTTCGCTGATACCGCAGGCGATAATGACGCGTTGGTACCCGTGAGTGATAATCTGAGCATAGCCGTGGATAAAGAAGCACTGGACGTACTGCGCAATACTGAAATTGATTACGTCAAAGAAGGCGTTAACGGTATTGTTAAGTTTAATAATCCGAACGTAGTCGACGAATGTGGCTGCGGCGAAAGCTTCAGCGTTAAATAATATGCAGAATATGGTCTCGACAACGCGCGAATGCAAAGCGCGGCGGGTTCCTACGGGTGAAACCAAAATTATTCCTAAGGGTGAGTTTGTCACTATCACTCAGGATTTAGGCGGTAACTATACGGTAACCTGGCAGGGCAATATGTTGCGTATCGACGGTACCGATGCGGATGCACTTGGACGCAAAGCGCAAACCCTGGATTTTGCCGAAGCTGACAATGACGAGATTAATCAGGATCAGGTATGGCAGGCACTGGAAAGTGTATTTGACCCTGAAATACCTATTAATCTGGTTTCTCTCGGGCTTATTTATGATGTCGATATCGACCAGGCTAAGAAACAGGTTAATATAAAGATGACCCTGACGGCTCCAGCCTGTGGCATGGGTCCTGTGCTGGTCGGTGATGTCGAGTATCGTGTTGCTATGGTACCTAATGTAGAAAAGGTCGACGTAGAACTGGTATTTGATCCGCCCTGGTCGCGGGACATGATGAGCGAAGAAGCTCAGCTTGAAGCGGGTTTGTTCTTTTAACTAATAGATTACAGGTATAGCCACTGAATGAAGTTACCAAGCAGTGAAGAAATAGTAGAGGACCTGGCGTTTTTTGACGACTGGGAACAACGCTACCAGTACATTATTGATCTGGGCAAGGGCATTCCAAGATTACCTGAATCTGAGCATAAAGATCAGTATAAGGTGCGCGGTTGTCAGAGCAACGTCTGGCTGATTAGTCATCAGCGGGAAGGTCGCTTGCAATTTGAAGTGGATAGCGATGCTATTATTGTGCAGGGACTGTTAGCGCTGGTGATGGCCGCTTATAATGATAAAGCGCCTGCGGATATTCTGGCGTTTGATATTGATGATTATTTTGAGCAACTCGATTTAGAACGTCATATCAGCCCGACCCGGGGCAATGGTTTGCGTGCTATTGTGGCTAATATTCGTAATCAGGCACAACGAGCCGTATAACCCATACAGCGTAACCGCTAAGAAGCTATGCTGGTATCTATGCGTAGCTTTTCACTTTTTTGCCGTTCAGCTACCTTTTGCACATCATTTTTAGCCATCAGCTCGCCCAGCGTAATGCTGTCTAAGAAATCAGAGATGCGATCGCTCAAGTCTGACCATAAATTATGGGTCAGACAGGTGAGGCCGTTCTGGCAATTCGATTTACCCTGACAGCGTGTTGCATCAACAGATTCATTAACCGCACGTATGACTTCTCCAACGGAGATCTCATTAGCCACACGACTTAATTTATAGCCGCCACCGGGACCACGAACGCTATCGACCAGTTTATGGCGGCGTAAACGGGAAAAAAGCTGCTCAAGATAGGATAATGATATCTCCTGGCGTTCGGAAATATCGGCAAGGGAAACAGGCCCTTTTTGTGCATGCAAAGCAACATCCAGCATAGCTGTCACCGCGTAGCGGCCCTTAGATGTAAGTCTCATAATCACGTCTGCCCAGGCTGAAATTCTGTTTTGACTATGCCATAAACCTAGTGTTTTGGTCAAGTATTTAACCTAGTGCTGCAGTCAGGTACTCGATGGGGTTTTGCCGGTTTGGGACAGGTGCCACCAGCCATACGGTGTTGCCGGTTTTGGGTAGGGCAGGTTCCACCTGCCGCCGGCCCTGCAGCAAAACGGAATGCTTATACGGCAGGCCGAGCCTGCCCTACGCGGGGATCGGCGGGACAGGTGCCTCCAGCCATACGGTGTTGCCGGTTTTGGGTAGGGCAGGTTCCACCTGCCGCCGGCCCTGCAGCAAAACGGAATGCTTATACGGCAGGCCGAGCCTGCCCTACGCGGAATTGAACAGGTGCCACCAGCCGTACGGTGTTGCCGGTTTTGGGTAGGGCAGGTTCCACCTGCCGCCGGCCCAGCAGCAAAACGGAATGCTTATACGGCAGGCCGAGCCTGCCCTACGCGGAATTGAACAGGTGCCACCAGCCATACGGTGTTGCCGGTTTTGGGTAGGGCAGGTTCCACCTGCCGCCGGCCCTGCAGCAAGACGGAATGCTTATACGGCAGGCCGAGCCTGCCCTACGCGGAATTGAACAGGTGCCACCAGCCATACGGTGTTGCCGGTTTTGGGTAGGGCAGGTTCCACCTGCCGCTAGCCCTGCCTTACAAGCTGCGTGCCCGGAAGCTGCGGCCTTTGAGTTTGTCGTTGTTTAATATCTGCAGCGCTTTGCCGCCTAAACTGCGTTCTACTGCAACATAACTCCACATGCTTTGCAGTTGTATTTTGCCGACTTTGTCAAAAGGGATCTGGTCGTTGCGGGTGAGGGCACCGACAATATCACCTGGGCGTAATTTATGTTTTTTGCCGCCCTGGATCTGCAGGGTGACCATTAAGGCTTTAGCCGGAGGCTGTTGCAGTACGGCATGGTCCGGTAAGGGCAGCAAGTGAATGTCTTCACTGATCTCATCCTGCAATAAGCTCAGCTTGTAGTCATCCTGATGACTGACCAGGGTCAACGCCAGTCCGCTTTCGCCAGCTCGTCCGGTGCGTCCGATACGATGGGTATGGGTGTCACTGTCGTGTGCCATCTGCACGTTGATCACCATATCCAGTGCGGTAATATCCAGTCCCCGGGCGGCGACGTCAGTGGCGACCATAATGCGCGCACTTTTATTATTGAACTGAACCAGGGTCTGGTCGCGATCTTTTTGTTCTAAATCGCCGTGCAATGCCAGTACGCTAAAACCATTAGCTTTTAAGGTCTGGTACAGCTCATGGGTTTCCCGTTTGGTATTGCAAAAAAGCACACAGCTTTCCGGCTGGAATTGCTGCAGTAGCAACATAGCCGCCTGCTCACGAGGCGTGCCTTCCAGTTTATAAAACTGCTGCTTTATATTGCTGTGCTGAACTTCGCTTTCGACAGTGACCCTGAGTGGTTCCTGCATCAGGCTGCCGGCCAGCTTTTCAATTTGTGGCGGGTAGGTAGCGCTGAATAACAGCGTCTGGCGACTCTCCGGAGTGGCACTGATAATAGCTTTCAGATCGTCCTGAAACCCCATATCCAGCATGCGGTCGGCTTCGTCCAGTACCAGCATGGATAATTCAGAAAAGTCGATACGTTCCTGCTGTAAATGGTCCAGCACCCGGCCAGGAGTACCCACCAGAATATGAGCGCCGTGTTCTAACGACAGGGTCTGAAAACGCGAAGGCACGCCACCACAAAGAGTCAGTACTTTAATATTGTGCTGAGAACGCCCTAAGCGGCGTATTTCTTCGGCAACCTGTTCGGCCAACTCACGGGTAGGGCAGAGCACCAGGCTTTGCACACGAAAGCGTTTGACGTCCAATTTAGCCAGTATGCCAAGGGCAAAGGCGGCGGTTTTGCCCGAACCTGTTTTGGCCTGGGCAATCACATCCTGGCCATTTAACACCGCAGGCAGGCTTTGCGCCTGAATGGGTGTCATTGCTGAATATTGTAAGTCATTTAAGGTCTGTAACAGCTCACTGGTTAACGGCAAGCTGGAGAAATCTGTTGCGGACATGGTTGTCATCCTGCTGCGCGGGCTGGATGCCCATAGCGCTAAAAACGGCAGTAT carries:
- a CDS encoding aminotransferase class V-fold PLP-dependent enzyme — its product is MSLDVAQLRAQFPILQRQVNGQPLVYLDNAATTQKPQAVIDAITAFYTECNANVHRGAHQLSDEATRRYEKAREVVAAFIHAAAREEVIWTSGTTEGINIVARGMSQQLQAGDEVMVTEMEHHANLVTWQQACKAAGATLKVVPIHEDGALNREAFSDLLTDKTRMVAMPHISNALGTINPVKALTAEAKSKGALVLIDGAQGVAHGIVDVQDIGCDFYVFSGHKLFGPTGIGVLWGRKSVLENWPVWLTGGEMIATVSYQDATWGELPNRLEAGTPNIAGAIGLAAAIEWFQSLDVSALQVHEKALLTRATELAAKVPGLRIVGSSANKIGILSFIIEGAHPADIGFLLDRQGIAIRTGDHCAQPLMERLGVPGTARASFSIYNTLDEVEQLFIGIDKARTMLG
- the sufT gene encoding putative Fe-S cluster assembly protein SufT; this encodes MQNMVSTTRECKARRVPTGETKIIPKGEFVTITQDLGGNYTVTWQGNMLRIDGTDADALGRKAQTLDFAEADNDEINQDQVWQALESVFDPEIPINLVSLGLIYDVDIDQAKKQVNIKMTLTAPACGMGPVLVGDVEYRVAMVPNVEKVDVELVFDPPWSRDMMSEEAQLEAGLFF
- a CDS encoding SufE family protein; the encoded protein is MKLPSSEEIVEDLAFFDDWEQRYQYIIDLGKGIPRLPESEHKDQYKVRGCQSNVWLISHQREGRLQFEVDSDAIIVQGLLALVMAAYNDKAPADILAFDIDDYFEQLDLERHISPTRGNGLRAIVANIRNQAQRAV
- a CDS encoding HesB/IscA family protein, with amino-acid sequence MSVETFVPQSAVISMTDTAVRYFEKKLSEQPGKIIRLGTKLSGCTGYAYVLDFADTAGDNDALVPVSDNLSIAVDKEALDVLRNTEIDYVKEGVNGIVKFNNPNVVDECGCGESFSVK
- the iscR gene encoding Fe-S cluster assembly transcriptional regulator IscR, translating into MRLTSKGRYAVTAMLDVALHAQKGPVSLADISERQEISLSYLEQLFSRLRRHKLVDSVRGPGGGYKLSRVANEISVGEVIRAVNESVDATRCQGKSNCQNGLTCLTHNLWSDLSDRISDFLDSITLGELMAKNDVQKVAERQKSEKLRIDTSIAS
- the dbpA gene encoding ATP-dependent RNA helicase DbpA produces the protein MSATDFSSLPLTSELLQTLNDLQYSAMTPIQAQSLPAVLNGQDVIAQAKTGSGKTAAFALGILAKLDVKRFRVQSLVLCPTRELAEQVAEEIRRLGRSQHNIKVLTLCGGVPSRFQTLSLEHGAHILVGTPGRVLDHLQQERIDFSELSMLVLDEADRMLDMGFQDDLKAIISATPESRQTLLFSATYPPQIEKLAGSLMQEPLRVTVESEVQHSNIKQQFYKLEGTPREQAAMLLLQQFQPESCVLFCNTKRETHELYQTLKANGFSVLALHGDLEQKDRDQTLVQFNNKSARIMVATDVAARGLDITALDMVINVQMAHDSDTHTHRIGRTGRAGESGLALTLVSHQDDYKLSLLQDEISEDIHLLPLPDHAVLQQPPAKALMVTLQIQGGKKHKLRPGDIVGALTRNDQIPFDKVGKIQLQSMWSYVAVERSLGGKALQILNNDKLKGRSFRARSL